Within the Acidobacteriota bacterium genome, the region CGCCTGGTTCCTGGCGCTGGAGGGGAAACAGGCCGGACCGTTCGACCTCGCGGCGCTCGGAGCCGAAGCCGCGGCGGGGCGCCTGACGCGGCAGACCCTGGTCTGGACCCAGGGGATGCAGCAGTGGGCGCCGGCGGAGCAGGTCTCCGCCCTGGCCGCGGTCCTCGCGGCCGTCCCGCCGCCGCTGCCGCCCGAGGCCTGACGCCTATCCCCCCCACTCCCTGAGGACGACGGCGGCGAGGGCTTCGATAAACCGGGGGTGAAGGTTCGGGGCGTCGGCCCGGTGGAATTCGGCGATCCCGAGGCCGGCCGCCAGCTCCCGGTATTCGATGTCGATCTCCTCGAGCGTTTCGATATGGTCCGAGACGAAGCTGACGGGGACGGCCAGCACCCGGCGGACGCCCTGCCGGGCCAGGTCGCCGAGGACGTCGCGCGTGTCCGGCCCGAGCCACTCGACCGGGCCCACCTTGCTCTGGAAGGCCAGCGTCGAGGGGTTGCCCGTCCCCAGTCGCCGGTTGACCAGGTCGACGCATTCCCGGGTCTGGTCGAGGTAGGGGTCCCCCTCGCGGACGTAGCGCGCGGGGAGCGAGTGGGCGCTGTAGAGCAGGTGGACCCCGTCGCGCGCAACGGCCGGAAACCGCCCGAGCCCCGCGCGGATCAATTCCGCCATCGCCCCGAGGTACAACGGCTCCCCGAACCATTCCTTCACGCTGGATATTTCCATGTCCTCCCCCAGCCCGTAACGCGCGTCAAGCTCCCGGAAATGGCGGAAGCAGGAACCGGTGGTGGTCTCCGAGTACTGGGGAAAGAGCGGCAGCAACAGCAGGCGGCGGACGCCGTCGCGCCGGATCCGGTCTACGGCCTCGTCGATCGAGGGCTTCCAGCACCGCATCCCGACATAGACCCGGGCGGCCGTCCCCCGCGCGGCGAGGGCCGATTCCAGCGCCGCGGCCTGCCCCTCGGTGATGCGCCGGAGCGGCGACCCGCCGCCGATCCGCCGGTACAGGGCGCGGGACTTCCGCTGGCGCGCGGTCGCGATCGTCCAGGCCAGCATTTTGCGGAGCGCATCGTTTCCGATGCGGATGATGTCCGGGTCCGAGAACAGGTTGTAGAGGAAGGGGCGGACGTCCTCGAGCGTTTCCGGCCCACCCAGGTTCAGCAGCAGGACCCCGCGCTCCCCTTCCGAATGCATCCTGTCCCCCCCGCGCCCGGGTCGGGCTACAGCGTTTTGGAAAAGACCGGCCCGTCCTTCGGCCGCGCCAGGTACCGGTCGAACACCATCCCCACGTTGCGCAGGAAGATGCGCCCCAGGGTGGTCACCCGGATCGCGTCCGGCTCGAGCCGCACCAGCCCGTCCCGCTCCAGTTCCCGGAGCCGCGCCAGCTCGGCGGTGAAATAGTCGTCGAACCGGATGCCGAATGCCGACTCCAGTTCCCCCTTGACCAGCACGCAGTGGCACAGGATCCGGCTGATGGCCGCCCGCCGCACCACGTCGTCGTCGCCGAGCCGGACGCCGCGCATGATGGGGAGCTCGCCGCGCCCGACGGCGGCGCTGTAGCCCTCCAGGCCCCGGTGGTTCTGGGCGTAGGCGCGGTCCAGGCCGCTGATCGAACTCACCCCCATCCCGAGGAGGTCGGAACCGGCCTTGGTGGTGTACCCCTGGAAATTCCGGTGGAGGGTGCGGTCGCGCTGGGCGACGCACAGCTCGTCGTCGGGGCGCGCGAAATGGTCCATGCCGATGTAGCGGTACCCGGCGGCGGTGAAGCGCCCGATCCCGGTCCGGAAGATCTGGAATTTGTCCATCCCCAGGGGGATCAGCGGGGCGACCGCCCCCTGCTGCTTCTTGAGCCAGGGGACGTGGGCGTAGCTGAACATCGCCACCCGGTCGGGCCCCATCCCGATCACCCGGTCCGCCGTGGCCCCGAAGCTTGCGGGCGTCTGCAGCGGGAGCCCGTAGATCAGGTCGATGTTGATCGACTCGAAGCCGAGTTCGCGGCAGCGGTCGTAAAGGGCCCGGGTTTCGGCATAGGGCTGGACGCGCCGGACCGCCTCCTGGACCTCGGGGTTGAAATCCTGGATCCCCATGGAAATCCGGTTGAAACCCAGGCGTCGCAGCACCTCCAGGTGTTCGGGGGTGGTGACCCGCGGGTCGACCTCCACCCCGATCTCCGCGTCCGGGGCGAAGGTGAAGAACCCGCGCGCGCAGGCGAAGAGGTCCTCGAGCTGGGCGGGCGAAAAATAGGTCGGGGTCCCGCCCCCCCAGTGAAACTGCACCACCGGGCGCGAACGGTCGACGCGGCGCGCGACCCGGGCAATCTCCCTCCGGAGGGTTTCGAGGTAGGGGAGGGCGGTGTCGTGGTTCTTGCGGATCACCACGTTGCAGCCGCAGAACAGGCAGAGGCTTTCGCAGAAGGGGAGGTGCATGTAGAGCGAGAGCGGCCGGCCCGAGGCGTCCGACTCCCCCAGCTCGCGTTCGTAGTCGGCGGGCCCGAAGGCGTCGTCCCATTCGGGCGCGGTCGGGTAGCTCGTGTAGCGGGGCCCGGGGACGTTGTAGCGCTCCAGGAGCTCCGCGGTGAGATCGAGCGTCTCCCCTTCGAGGGTGATATCCAGTTTCATGGAAGAACTGTATCAGATCCGGGCGCCGCAGGCCACCACCCCTCCCGCTGCTTCACTGGTACTTGATGACCACCAGGCTGAGGT harbors:
- the hemH gene encoding ferrochelatase → MHSEGERGVLLLNLGGPETLEDVRPFLYNLFSDPDIIRIGNDALRKMLAWTIATARQRKSRALYRRIGGGSPLRRITEGQAAALESALAARGTAARVYVGMRCWKPSIDEAVDRIRRDGVRRLLLLPLFPQYSETTTGSCFRHFRELDARYGLGEDMEISSVKEWFGEPLYLGAMAELIRAGLGRFPAVARDGVHLLYSAHSLPARYVREGDPYLDQTRECVDLVNRRLGTGNPSTLAFQSKVGPVEWLGPDTRDVLGDLARQGVRRVLAVPVSFVSDHIETLEEIDIEYRELAAGLGIAEFHRADAPNLHPRFIEALAAVVLREWGG
- the hemN gene encoding oxygen-independent coproporphyrinogen III oxidase; the protein is MKLDITLEGETLDLTAELLERYNVPGPRYTSYPTAPEWDDAFGPADYERELGESDASGRPLSLYMHLPFCESLCLFCGCNVVIRKNHDTALPYLETLRREIARVARRVDRSRPVVQFHWGGGTPTYFSPAQLEDLFACARGFFTFAPDAEIGVEVDPRVTTPEHLEVLRRLGFNRISMGIQDFNPEVQEAVRRVQPYAETRALYDRCRELGFESINIDLIYGLPLQTPASFGATADRVIGMGPDRVAMFSYAHVPWLKKQQGAVAPLIPLGMDKFQIFRTGIGRFTAAGYRYIGMDHFARPDDELCVAQRDRTLHRNFQGYTTKAGSDLLGMGVSSISGLDRAYAQNHRGLEGYSAAVGRGELPIMRGVRLGDDDVVRRAAISRILCHCVLVKGELESAFGIRFDDYFTAELARLRELERDGLVRLEPDAIRVTTLGRIFLRNVGMVFDRYLARPKDGPVFSKTL